A window of the Bacillus andreraoultii genome harbors these coding sequences:
- a CDS encoding methyl-accepting chemotaxis protein, translating to MNDKVHDGWNKIQLVNNHFMTVHSAIGITAQTVIGLQNSLDKVNRLLDGIKEIANQTNLLALNAAIESARAGEHGKGFAVVAEEVRKLAEQSGKLAANISDVTSTLFLKSTEAQKKSLEGEEAMREGSMLLGEVANYFQEMKDSFRETNIELSKGMSEIESTTQNFTSIQQQVENVANISEESVASIEEISSTLDNEHNQIQMIQNAVHEINQVAKELKQLLVKDEM from the coding sequence ATGAATGACAAAGTTCATGATGGGTGGAATAAAATTCAGCTTGTAAACAATCATTTTATGACGGTTCATTCAGCAATTGGTATAACAGCACAGACAGTTATTGGGTTGCAGAATAGTCTTGATAAAGTCAATCGTCTACTTGATGGAATTAAAGAGATTGCTAATCAAACAAATTTGCTAGCATTGAATGCGGCGATTGAATCGGCAAGGGCGGGCGAACACGGGAAAGGATTTGCTGTTGTTGCTGAGGAAGTCCGTAAATTAGCTGAACAAAGTGGAAAGCTAGCTGCGAATATTTCGGATGTCACGAGTACATTATTTCTTAAATCGACGGAAGCTCAAAAAAAGTCATTAGAAGGGGAGGAAGCCATGAGGGAAGGAAGTATGTTACTTGGTGAGGTGGCAAATTATTTTCAAGAAATGAAAGACTCTTTTCGAGAAACGAATATAGAGCTTTCAAAAGGAATGAGTGAAATTGAGTCTACCACACAAAATTTTACATCTATACAACAACAAGTGGAAAACGTTGCAAATATTTCAGAGGAAAGTGTTGCTTCAATAGAGGAAATTTCTTCAACACTCGATAATGAGCATAACCAAATTCAAATGATTCAAAACGCAGTTCATGAAATCAATCAAGTAGCGAAGGAATTGAAACAACTTTTAGTGAAGGACGAAATGTAA
- a CDS encoding methyl-accepting chemotaxis domain-containing protein encodes MNEVHSYHTERVHKVNLILIFIIDILVVIPNIANIGWAHSLPNVMAGMVVMILAMTNYYLRIPTYVKGFIFASMPNVIIYLLFYLDQFSLNKHYLLLLSIAMVSLYFKSELILSFSLLINVEYILAYLIHPGFLGINGNFEEFIAVLFTVNGVLALLYYLTCWGRDLIQASYEKEVEAKHVLAKLQRIFHTIEKSGVVLENNVKSFNEIVDHFYESSKVIKESLEQMTAGIQEQANSVNYVSETMLISSEKAIVQLKFPES; translated from the coding sequence ATGAACGAGGTTCATTCATATCATACAGAGCGGGTTCATAAAGTAAATTTGATCTTAATTTTTATAATTGATATTCTTGTTGTTATCCCAAATATAGCCAATATAGGATGGGCCCATTCGTTACCAAACGTAATGGCAGGAATGGTTGTTATGATTTTGGCGATGACAAATTATTATTTGAGAATTCCTACATATGTTAAAGGGTTTATCTTTGCTTCAATGCCGAATGTGATTATTTATTTGCTCTTTTACCTAGATCAGTTTTCTTTAAATAAGCATTATTTACTCCTGCTTTCTATTGCAATGGTGTCATTATATTTTAAAAGTGAGTTAATTTTATCTTTTAGCTTACTAATTAATGTGGAATATATTCTTGCTTATCTTATTCATCCTGGTTTTCTCGGGATAAATGGGAATTTTGAGGAATTTATAGCCGTTCTTTTTACAGTAAATGGGGTTCTTGCACTGTTATATTATTTAACCTGCTGGGGACGTGACTTAATTCAGGCTAGCTATGAAAAAGAGGTTGAAGCAAAACATGTTTTAGCAAAATTACAAAGGATATTCCATACGATTGAAAAGAGTGGGGTGGTGTTGGAAAATAATGTGAAAAGTTTTAATGAGATTGTCGACCACTTCTATGAGTCAAGTAAAGTGATAAAAGAGTCATTAGAACAAATGACAGCAGGGATTCAAGAGCAAGCAAATAGTGTTAATTATGTAAGCGAAACGATGTTAATCTCATCAGAAAAAGCAATCGTACAATTGAAATTTCCCGAGAGCTGA